A window of Oryctolagus cuniculus chromosome 2, mOryCun1.1, whole genome shotgun sequence genomic DNA:
cctcttccaggccagctctctgctgtggcctgggagtgcagtggaggatggcccaaatgcttgggccctgcaccccatgggagaccaggaaaagcacctggctcctgccttcagatcagcgcggtgcaccggctgcagcgcactggccgcggtggccattggagggtgaaccaacggcaaaaggaagacctttctctctctctgtctctctctctcactgtccactctgcctgtcaaaaaaattaaaaaataaataagacaaaaaaaaagaagtggaacagccgagacttgaactggcgcccatatgggatggcagctttacctgctgcaccacagtgctgggcccccccAAAAAATTGCAATTTTTTTGTCTGAGTTTCCCTCTAAGGCAATGTTTCAGtacacattgtttaaaaaaaaaaagtagaaagaaacacTCCTTGAAAAAAGCCCTAGCTTCCAAATATAAAAATGTacgccagcattgtggtgtggtgggttaagttgctgcctgcaatgccagcatccctgtgagcactggttagagtcccgactgctccacttctgagtccgCTCTGCCAATGTACCCTGGaaagcggcagatgatggcctgagtggaCCCCTGCCAGCACATGGtagaccggatggagttccaggttcctggcttctgcctggcctacccctgcTGTCggggtcacttggggagtgagccagcggatggaatattGCTTGCTCTCTTagtcgctctctctcgctctctgaaactctgacttcctaataaataagtaaatctaaaaaaaaaaaaagccaaaacagTTACCaagggggatggcattgtggctcagtgggttagaccactacttgcaatgctggcgtcaCATGTTGGAGTGTTTGTTTAGTCTTGattgatccacttctgatccagcttcctactaatgcacttgggaaggttgggaaggcagtggatggtggaccaagtacttggagcccagTCACCCAGGGTATAAGAGaccagtatggagttcctggctcctggctttggcttggcccagccttggccattgcggccacctggggaggatctctctctctgtctcctctctctgtgtcttttaaataaataaatatgtctcaaGAAGTTATCAGATGGtaaataaagtttttgaaaacaaGATATGTGAAAATGCATTGTAATTGTTATGGACAATACAAATTAAGATATTATATTTGAATCTTATTTCTTTAATAACCAGATTGTTTTGTAGTGAAATATCTTTTCAAGAAATGAGGGGAAATAATAGAGTGTTTAAGCATAAACATAGTACTTACTATATCATTTTCCTTGGTAAGATACAAGAAACTGTTTCCTTGTACTTCAGATACCATCAATTTATTTCCCCCCAAGACGCTATCAAGTACCAGCCTTacccagaaaatttttaaaggtttatttggaGACGGATGTTAATCAGCTTAACTCCAGTAATCAGTTCACTACATGTGTATGACGGTATCACACTGTgtaccttaaatatatacaattccaatttttcaaaaaattgatttgaaCCAACCGAGTCACTAGATCAGAATCAAAATTGCTGCAGAACCGCGCCAGTCTTCCGGAGAGACAGCCAAAAGGCAGAAGCCACCGCCCGTTCCTCGAAGGGCAGTAGGGTCAGTCTGTGTTGCCTGGAGATTGGCCTGCAGGAGATACCGGGCGGAGGTCTGGCAGTGAACGGCCGGGATTCCACTTGAGCCCCGCGAGCATCCCTCTTCACTCGGGAGTCTGCAGGTTTTTATCTGTGCTTCTGGCAGACTCTCAACCGTGCGTGTTGTCGGTTGCCGGTCGCCTGACTTCGACACGACAGCCCGGGGCCACAGTCACAACGCTGGAAGATCTCCGGACCCTGAGCGGGGTCTTTGTGCCCCTTCCTGGaacacacctgcccctccagcagGACCGGCTTACAGATCTTCGTCCAAAAATGACGCGCACAGCAAAGCCCAGGGCCACAGTCCAGAGTCCTCAGACAGCTCTCCCCTTCTTGTCCTGGAACAAGAGACATGGGCTTGAGTGGGCGAGgcgtgggcaggggctggggcggcgCGGGATCCGGGGCCGAGGCCGCCACCAAGGAACAGGAGGAGTGCGCAGGTCTCAGCTGGGCGCTGGCGCTGAAAGCCGTGATGAAGTGGAAGTTCCAGCCCGACCTGAGAGCGCACTGCTTGTTTTATACGGTTAAAGCGTCATCAGACGGGGGATTCCCAGCCTTGAGAAACGAATGTCTtactaagtgggatttattccagtaCGTAGAGAGTGTTGCATTAAGGGGCCGGTTCACCACTTTCAGACACTCTGGCTAGGTTACGTCAGAGGTTACGTCAGATGCTGGAATTTGACATTGCACTTTGGTAAACAGCTGCGCCCTAGTGAGCTTGTATTTTATACAAGGCTGAGGAGTCACTGCGTCTGTCTCCACTCTATTATGTCCAGGGCCTAGTACTATATAAACTGCCATTTGTTAAACTGCGGtcttgactgtgtgtgtgtgtgtgtgtgtgtgcgcgcgcttGCAGCAGGTGTGCAGCGCTGAGTTACATGGTGAATTACCGGCTAACCAGGCCAGTGCGGTGGCTCTTTCTGTCCTCGTGGCCTGCTGGCTCCCTGCATGATGCTCTTAGGAAAGAGATGACCAACAGGACACATCCCCTGTGTTTCTGGGTTGGAGAGGAATAAAGTCTGTTCTGGCCTCTAAATGTTTTTTGGCATAAAGCACACCCACAATGCCTCACTCACCCTTGCCGCCTTGTGGTCTCTTAGGGTTTGGCTTCCTTTGGGGTTGGTTTTCATCGATCGAGTGCTCAGTTGACCCTCTTGATTCTGTGGCATCCTGGTCCTCGCTTTGTCTTTCCAGTCGCGTGGTCACTTCGTCCGCTGACGTACAGACATCTAAGGGACAACCACGGGCGACAGTTAAAAACTTCAGGGTCAGGCCCACCGCCTGGGTTGCCGGCAGCCCTGCCTTCCCTTTATAAATACCTGGCATGATTCCTGGGACTCGTGCCAATATTTACGCACCAAGAAGGTAGCTGGGGAATTAACGGAACCCAAATGCAAAAGGCAGTGTTTCAGTGATCCCAAATGATTCCAACTCGAATCTTTTCCTGCAGACCATTATCTCCAAGTCACTGGCAAAGCACCACTGCCCGGAAGtcaatgcctcagtttccccaagaaAAGGCAGCTTGCGTTCCCGAGCTCCACgtgtgaatccaggagcccagcacagagACCTCTCTGGTGGGTGGGATCCGAAGACCGCTGGCTGGAGGGAGCAGCGTGTGGTCTTACCGTTCAGGCACAGCGCCCCTGGGCAGCACATGCTGGCGCGCTGGCACCGCCGCCGGAGCCCTCGGCACGTGGCGCAGAACGGCTTCTCATCGCGGGGCTGCAGGCAGAACCTCCTGGGACTGCAGTCTCTGTcggacaggcactgtggccccTGCGGAGGGAAGGTGCTGTCGCAAGGCCGGGCCACCCACTTGGGACGTGACCAAACGGGGCCACTGGTATCACCCCACGGAGGGGATATGAAATCCCCTGTGGAACGAGCTAGGCACTTGCAGAGGGTGTGTTTGAAGAGGCTTCTGATTGTTCAAACCCGgagttttgttttcctccctgCTGTGTGGGAGGGGAGGAACCCTCCTCCTGTGTCTTACAGAGGGTGGTGGGCTGTTCAGTGTGCATCTGCTAAATCAGCTGCCCTGTTACCGTTTAATTAAATAGGACACTGGGGCTTGTAGCTTTCCCATTCGATTTTGAGTCCTGTACATCACACCATCAGTCGAGCCCTACCCAAATCTCTTGTCTTCTGATTTTTAGTGATGCAGAGGACAAGATCAACTGTCTCCTGGTGGTGCTTTCTTTGTATGTAATACATGCAATGTTATATTCTGTGGACCACTTGTAGCATAGCTATGATaataatgaagttaaaagatgcgcttggggcaggtgttggggcacagcgggttaagttgccacttggatcTTCAGTAGAGAGCCTAACTTGattctcagctactctgcttcccagccagcttcctgcttctatGCCTGGCCAGGCAGTCGGTGGAGATCCCAGTCCTAGGGTTCCCGAGACCCAcgtgaggtcctggctcctggcttcggctgcaGCAGCTGTTGGGGggctttgtggagtgaacaagcagaggtgagatccctccctcttctctgtctctccctctcggtcCAGCAGggtgcatttcagataaataattaaaatatatattgtatatatatatatatacacacacacacatacatatggagaaagagagatgttcaaCGTGGTCCAAAAGATCCTGAAATCCATGcttgaaaaaaaatactatgcaggggccggcgctgtggtgtagtgggtaaagccactgcctgcagcgccagcatcccatatgggtgccagttcgagtcccagctgctcctcttccgattcagatctctgctgtggcctgggaaagcagtggaggatggcccaggtgcttgggcccctgcacctgtgagggagacctggaggaagctcctggctcctggcttcagatcggctcagctctgttgtggccatctgggtagtgagccagcggatggaagacctctctctctctctctctctctctctgtaactctgtctttcatataaataaaataaaataaatcttagaaaaaacgACTACGCATTCTGCATGAACTTTCCCCAGACCCTCTCCTAGAGACGGATGCCAACATCTTTTGCACCACCATCAGCTTCTCTTTGGCCTCCGCCTCCCAGGAGATTTCTGAAGCTCCCTCTCCATTTGCAGTCAGTATgattcccccaccaccaccaccgcgaGTGGGCTGTGCAGCCTCGGGGAAGTCACGCGGGGGTCTCCTCGCCCGCCCCTCGCCCCAGCCTCCCGCGGCCGCGTTACCTGGCGCGCCCCCTGCCCGTCGGCCGAGCTGCGGATGTCGTTGAAGTCCAGCACCAGCGCTGCCAGCGGCGCGCAGAGCCAGCCGAGCCCCAGCAGCACGGCCGCGGCCATGACCCCGAGCCCGAGCCCGCAGCCCGCAGCACCTGCCCCGGGGCTCCAGAGCGGGCGGCGCGGCGCGCGGGGTCTGGCGGCAGGCGCCGGCCCGCACCGTTTATAGCCAGGAGCGCCCCCCTCCTCGCTTCTCCCCACCGCACCCCCGCCTGCTTCCTGCCCATCTCCCACAGGCTTCGACAGATCCCGCCAAATCTGTTTGATCGATAGTTCAAAACCGGGCCTCGGTGGCGGCGCGGCCGCGGCTTTGTCCTCGGGGGTGGAACCGCCGCTCGCGACGGCGAATCAAAGGCGGTTCAAAGGGCTCGCCCGGGAGCGCGAGTCGGTATCAAAGGCGTcgcgcaccccccaccccaccccacccccaggccgcTCCGAGCCCACCCGCCAGGAAAGGTGCCAGAAACGGGCGAGGGGCCGCGGAGGCCGGGCTTGCGACTGGCCAGGGCTGACCCCGAGCGCCCGAGCGCCGCGCCCCGGCGGGGGCAGCTTGGCGCGCAGGTGGggaccccctccccgccccgccccgcaaaCGCGCACCTGTTCCCGCCCCACCTCCGGCCGGAAGTCGCTCTCCTTCAAAAGAGTCAGGGCTGTTCCATGGGATTTCGCAAAAATTCtcctttgtttgtttatttatttatttatttttattatttgacaggtagagctatagacagtgagagagagagacagagagaaaagtcttccttccgttggttcacacccctaagtggccgccacggccggcgctgtgctgatctgaagccaggagccaggtgcttcttcctggtctcccatggggtgcacggcccaagggcctgggccatcctccactgccttcccgggccacagcagagagctggcctggaagaggggcaaccgggactagtacccggcgcccacatgggatgtcggcgcctcaggcagaggattaaccaagtgagccatggcgccggcacccatttgtttatttttaaagatttatttatttatctatttattttaaaggtagatttacagagaggtgaGGAGTGGGGCGGAGGAgatatcgtccatccactggttcattccccaaatgaccacaacagccagagctgagccactccgaagccaggagccaggagcttcctccaggtctcccacatgggtgcaggggcccaaagacttgggccatcctccactgctttcccaggccacagcagagagctggaccggaagtggagcagccaggactcaaactggtgcccatatgggatgccggcactgcaggctgcggctttacctacgacgccacaacgctggcccccgaAAGTTCTCTTTTAAGGGATGAGGAAGTGCAGATTTGCGTGGGGACTTAACGCAGGGTCCGGAGCAGCAGGTGTCATTTGGGGTGCAGCGGACTCGCCAGCTGATTTCTCGTGCGATTCCACGCCTTTCCAGGGTTCCCAGTTTGAATTTGTAAAATCTTCTggtttatcctttcttttttggtCTAATTTTTTTATTCCCCCCAGCCAGATTCTTTAGAGAAGGCGATTAATGTATGCTTGTGCTGCAGGACAATCTAGAACTCTCTCCGTTGTTTCCCTTGTTCTCAGTGTGGGCCCGGGTACCCTCAGGGGTAAGCAGTTGTTTACAATCTAAAACTGTGCACGGGCTGGTGTGTGGCCCAGTGCTTAAGTCGCTGCCTggggtgcctgcctcccacagcagagtgcctggttccaacTCCAGCTacccctcttcccacccagcttcctgttaacatgcaccctgggaggccggaggtgatggcccaaaaccttgggtccctggcactcccACGAGGGAGatcattgagttccaggctcctggcttcagcctggcccagtcctggctgttgtgggtatttgaggagtgaaccagtgcttgaAAGATTTCtcccccccttctccccctctctccccctctctccctctcctcctctctctccctctctctctcccccctcctctctctccctcctctctctccctctctctctcccccctcctctctctccctctctctccctccttctctccttctctctctctctccccctctccctctctctctttccttcctctctccctctctctgccttttctctctctctctgcctttcaaaaaaataaaaatacgtgTTAAAATGGTAAAGCTACAGACGTGCCTTTTTTATGCCATCCGAGGCACTTCCGTGCTCCTGGCCTCCAGATGCTCCTCCATTGCCATGGCCCCAGAGCGCCCTCAGTTCTGAGGGAGGCCCGCTGCCATTTGCGAGCTTCCAGCAGGTGATCTGAGGctccctccactgccccccctcccccggctcaagagcctttttttttttttttttttttatcacttaaGCTGACAACATCAAACACGCTTTGATAGTCTGACAAGACTGGTGACTAGAGGTGTTACAGAATTTATTTTGAAGTTGGATGATTAGGACCAAGGATAAAGGAGACAGCCCCAGGGTCCCGGCTCTGGTGGTTTCTGCTGCTTCCTGTTGCCTAACCACAGAGAAGAGTTTGGTACCAAAAGCCTGGGGTGCTATGCACAGGAAAACAGACTCCCGGGAAGTCCTGTAGCAGCCCAGACCCTGCATGCAGATGTcaggaataaaatagaaaactgagAATCCGGGGTCCAGAGACAAGACACACACGCAAAGAGATGGTTtgaatatgcaaaaataaaagcaTGGATGCAAGACTGGAAAAAGTCACAAAGGTACAAATACAGAGGAAGGCATGATTTAGACTTCTTGGAGGAATGAAAGAAAGGTGTTTTCAAAGGAGGGACTTTCTGAGTGGGACTTTGTGGGATGAGTAGGAGTTTCCTAGGGATGGTCCCACCGCAGGCTCAGGGGTTGAAGTGTGTGCAAGGGCCGGGAGGTGCATCCAGCCTCTAGTGAGAGGTTCTGTGTGGCTGACTCAGGCAGTGGGAGAAAGGGTGAGGCTAGACTGTGAAGGACCTGACACACTACCACTGAGACATCTGGATTTCATTCTTGGTGCAACCCAAAGTCACAGGAGACGCTGGGGCTTGGCAAGGGCAGGTGTGATCGGCCGTTAGGAAGAAGGCGCTGCTGGCAGTGTGAAGCGGGGCCGGGGTGTCACTTAGAACCCAGCTGTAATTGCTCCGTGACGATGGGACAGTCGGTGACACAGTGATAGAGAACCCCGCATGGGGGGGACCCGCAGCAGCCCCTGCAGCGTCTGTGGGGGtgtgagggatggagggaagccGGGGTGATTCTGCCGTTTCTAATCCGGCACGGCCGCGCAGGCTGATGGCGCTGGGACGTGAGCTGGAGGAGGCGGAGCAAGGCTTTCCTGATCCTCAAGTATCTGCCGGCTGTGTGACACGGATGCAGGCTCAGCGGCCATGCCCGACACGTGCCACACTCTCGCTTTGCTCgcaggagacaggaagcagaggctggacACCAGGTGGTCACAGGCAGGGCGTGCACAGccctgtccgtctgtctgtccttctcagCATTAGAAGAGTGTGGACTTTGGGGTCAGGCCAGGCTGATGTGACCCCCAGGCTGGTCTCCCGTTCCTTGCCCCGCCCCCATCCATCTGCCTGTCATGGCACCTGTGACTGTATTTGTCCCTCTGAGAGGGCAGGACTGTGGCAGATGCATTTGCATATCCGCATGCTTGGCATGTAGGAAAGACTCCAGAACCTTCTGTCCGACGGGCGAACACACAGGTAAACACGGGTTTCTAGAAACACTGTGACCTGGGCAAAGTCGGTTCACCTGCCCAGGCTGCAGTCTCCTCGGCTGTGCCACTGGCGCTGGTGACATTGGGAACACACGGGGGGGCTGACCCACGGTGACATCAGGAACACACGGCAGGGGTGACACACGGTGACATCAGGAACACACGGCAGGGGTGACACACGGTGACATCAGGAACACACGGGGGGGCTGACCCACAGTGACATCAGGAACACACGGGGGGTGCTGACCCACGGTGACATCAGGAACACACGGGGGGGCTGCTGACCCACAGTGACATCGGGAACACACGGGGGGGTGCTGACCCATGGTGACATCGGGAACACATGGGGGGGGGCTGACCCACGGTGACATCAGGAACACACCGGGGGGGCTGACCCACGGTGACATCGGGAACACACAGGGGGGCTGACCCACGGTGACATCGGGAACACACGGGGGGGCTGGCCCACGGTGACATCGGGAACACACGGGGGGGGGCTGACCCACGGTGACATCGGGAACACACGGGGGGGCGCTGCTGCAGTACCCAGCACCCATAACACTCTGCAAAAAAAGTCTCTTGTTGGTTTCGCAGCCGGAGCTCCCCAGTGCGTGGCACCTTGGACAGCCCTGCCACAGCAGGCTCACCACAGATGTCTGTTCTGGCTAATCCGTCTGAGGAAGccccctctcaccctctcactcGTGTGCAGTGAGACGTAAGTGTCTCTAGCTCTCTAAAGGCCGAGTGGCGTGGAGGGAAGCAGGCCCCGAAAACGCCCCGGGATCCGCGGAGATGCTTGCTGGGTCACAGCTGCAGTGCTCCTCGGCCACCATGCCCCCCAGCAGGCTCCCGCTTACTTGGGGGGTTCGGCTGGAAGGCGATGACAGGagaagtagggagagagagagagcaggcatCTAGCCCTGGCAGTAAAGAAGCCCGCTGCCCACGTGGGCGTGACCCCTGCtccagcacctgactccagctccccactaacgcgtaccctgggaaggcagcagacggcgCCTCTCCTGCCACGTTGGGGACCTGGGGCAAGGTCCGgacctgacttcagcccagcccagaccaagttgttgaggagtgaactggcacaGGAGAGCAAGCAATAGTAATAACAATATATGCATGGGGGTGTCTGTGTGGTCCAGAGATTGTCACTTAGTGATTgaagtcccagcacctccacttccaattcctgcttcctgctaatgcatgccccgggaggcagcaggcaatgtcGCAGGTATTTGGGtcgtccctgccactcacatgggagacctggatttaatctgggctcctggttgcacgctgggcccagcccttggctgttgcaggaatttgggaagtgaaccagcgggtgaaagatAATCTCTTGGGGCCAACATCATCATGGCGCAGTGTATAAAGCCGCCGCGTgcctataggtgctggttctgatccagctccctgctaatgcacctgggaaaagcggcagaagatggcccaagtgtttgagcccctgacactgacacgggagacccagaagaagctcctggctcctggcttcggcctggcccagccctgaccttagCGGACATCTAGGGAGTTGAACCAgttggtggaagattctctctcctctctctgtaactctgacttccaatatatagatgatttttaaaaaataaagatggtcTCTTTGTGCCTTAGAaatcagatgaaaataaataatttaaatgaatgaGTCTCGGCTTTAACGTGTCTGCGGGTGATCAGTTCCTCTGCTCGCAGGCCAGGCCTCTGAAGCTGGCGACCCAGATGTCAACAGCCGGGCTTGCAGGAGCCACCCGCCAGGGCCCCTTAAGCTGCACCTTGAACTGCGGTTCTTTGAAAAAGGGCCGCCGGCAGGGTGCTCCTTCCGCCCGCCCGGAACAAAGGCCGCCCTCACGCGCGCTTTTGGCCGACACGTTGACATTGTGatcccccccgcccctcccccgtggCAAGGATTATGGGTTCCTGAGTCTCCTGGTTTTGCAGTGAACACCTGGCCAGCGGTGTTCTGAGCCGGAGCCATCCCGCCTGAGATCACAGGGAGCGGAAGCTCCCGGAGGAGCGCGCTCTGCGAGGTCGCCGCCGACTGCACTCCTGGGTGATCTGGGACCCGCGGGAGGCTTGCGGGGGCTGTGTTTGCGAGCCGACACCTGTGCCCCAGCGACAGCTGCCGCAGCTCCAGTCAAAGGCAGGGTGTCAGACGGATGATTTATAGTCACTGAGGGCATGGAAATTTCGTTCCGGCGCCTGTGTCAGCACCACTTTGATTTCCATAAATTTTCCCTTTCTTAAAAGGGAATCAAAGTCACTGAAAAGAGCAGGGCCTTGGCAGAATCTCACAGGAACTGTTCA
This region includes:
- the DKK4 gene encoding dickkopf-related protein 4 is translated as MAAAVLLGLGWLCAPLAALVLDFNDIRSSADGQGARQGPQCLSDRDCSPRRFCLQPRDEKPFCATCRGLRRRCQRASMCCPGALCLNDVCTSADEVTTRLERQSEDQDATESRGSTEHSIDENQPQRKPNPKRPQGGKGQEGESCLRTLDCGPGLCCARHFWTKICKPVLLEGQVCSRKGHKDPAQGPEIFQRCDCGPGLSCRSQATGNRQHARLRVCQKHR